The sequence ATAAGTTCCCTGGTTTCCCGAAATCCCggttggaggaatcccggaatataagcaggaaatctggaatcCTCCAACCTCCCTAATGCAGTGGCATCCCCTGATCCCCAGCCCAAGGCTGAATGGACATTCCCCCAGTATGAGAAAGCACcgcagggggagagagattagagagagaggagagagatagagactctCCAGGGGCATCAGGCTGCTCCTGGAAAGTCTCCTGccatctgtctccccctcctcctctcactgaCCCTCCCCACCCCTGGCCTTCTGAGAATTCAGGCAGATGTGACATACTTCCCGATGGGATGCAACAATGGTGTGGGGCAACAGGTGCGCGTGGAGCCCTGGAGTAGGAAAGGCAGACAAGCTTACACACTCTGATCTGTCCAGCAGCAGGCTGTCCCCACCCCGCCCGGCGCGTgtgcctctctcgctccctcctccaGTCCACCCATTCAACACCTGCTAATGTGCACTTACTAAATAGAAATCTCCCCAACACAAACAATCACCCCATATAGTCTGGGATCTAGTGTTACACAAGCTGGAGTTGACTGAGGCTGTTATAtaaaccaacacacacaaaatCCTTACAATGATCACAAGAGAAAGAATGGAGAGTTACAGATGAGTGTCCACAGTGAGTCGATTTCTATTCATATCAGACTAACAGTAACAATCCTGATTTGACAAGACCAGAGGAACTGACTGATGCTAGCTTTAGGGAGGACGCTATGGAGGCACTGTAAATCAGGAGGTGGCTTCCTGAATGTCTCCCACTAGGCTTTAATTTGTCATTGCTATCATCCATTATCTCTACTGTAAGGAGCCACTATCAACCCGGGCCCAGGAAAACCGCCGCCCGCTCTGGGCAGCTGGGGCAGAAATAGCAGGCATAGTAAGGTTTAAATTAGGGTGGGGAGCTGCAAATAGCCGCTGTGGTCAGTGTCAGGGACAGCTTGGAGTCCGTCGCTAAAGCATCGCTCTCAGGTTCAGGCCACAATTAGAGCAGTTTGGGCAGGAATGTCGCAATGCGACCCAAAATTACACCCCCACCCCCAGCAGTTTCTCCTGCTGCATCTTCTTGCATATTGAGAGAGTCAACCGAGTTTCTTCTGTGGGACGAGCTGTATCGTGGAAAAACGGCTACTTGACTACGCAAATCTCCCAGCCCCATCATCTTGTTGTTGTCCTTGGTGCGGTTAGGGATGAATTTGTTTGAATGTGTCTACACAGTTGTCATTTAAGTGAGTGAATAATGCCTGCCGGTGTGGAGACAGACATTCACAAGACCTAGGGTGGGTCAAATAAAATCAGTGCACCCTACCTGCTATTGTCTCTCAGTCTGTTGTCAGTAATTTGCTATAAGCCAATCATCCTCCATCTGACCTTCATCACACTCCGAGGCCTTTGTCAGGCCATTATCTTAAGTGGTTGTTTATTTGCAAACACCTCAATGACTGGGTTGGAGCCATATGATCATGGGCTATACACTATACACTCTCCAACCTAATTTGCAGCTTGTCCTCACATGCAAAATTAGAAGACTTGGATGAGTAGTATAAAGATGCAGAACACATACTGGAAAGACTTCTATGCCTTCAGAAAAGCTTTCCAACTATCTTTAGTTTTTAGAAAATAGAAGGGTCCCACTTTAAAACAAAACAACTTTAAAAGCTAAATGAAGTCTTCACAAACTCTTAATAAGGCCTACATAGATGCTACACAAATAATTTATAAGCAAATGTATAACTATATAAGTAACAGGTCTTTATATCTGACACTTTCAGAAATGTGATATAACCCTTCTATAAAGCATCTATAAAGACCTTAAATGGTTTGTCTGAAACAGCCAGAGGACACTAGCGTATCTCACTCACCCTTGTGTGAAGCAGTTCTGTGTAGGATTTGTACCTGACACAGATAGCTTGGCTGAGATATGCATCTATGTCTTCCAAGGAGAGGTGGCCCACCTAAAAAGAAGCATGAGGAGTGTTCTAGCCTGAGGGTAATGGAAACACGGTGttgtatacaaaacaaacatccaaGAATGAGAAATCACTGAGAAAACATGAAAAAGGCATTATGCATAGAGCACCCTAAGCGCAGCAGTAGACATAACTATTGTTCCTTATCAGACGCTGATAGCTTCATTGTCTAGAGAGAACCACAGAGAAAAAGTTTCAATCAGagcatcgggggggggggggggggggggggtaaattaTCTATGTGATAATGGCAGTCCTCTTTTCATAACAAAGGTGAATAATATGAGCTAGACCAACGGCAACATTGTACAACCCCAGAGGGGAGACTGGTTCATGTAGACTAACACTCTACTGAGACGAGAGGCTGAAGTACAGGCGTTTGTAAAGACAGACGGAAAAAAACACTTCACACTAAAACATAGTATTTTCCCCACCTGCATGGCAATGTAGGTCACAAGGCACAGCACAGCCATCAAAGAGCCATCCAGACGATCATGCTCCACTGAGAATTCATCCAACTCAAATACAGTCAAGAAGGTGGAGATGCGGAGGCCTTTTGTTTCGGAGTCCTTCCCAAACCATAAACGCTTCAAATCTGGTTTCCAACATGGCAAGGAAAATATTATTTCAAAGTGAGATAAATCTATCTACAGCACTTTGCATCAATATGCAATCAACTTCTTATTCCACAAGAGTTGTTAAATTAATGTTAAGAATTCACAACATACCAGAGTGGTTCAGGGGCAAGGGAGAGACTACTTTGGGGTCCTTTAGTGGGTTTCCAGGAAAAACAAACCATTCCCTCACGGTTGGGGCCCGTCCACCACTGTCTGAGAAAAGATGCATGATAAATGGCAACCTGCTTCATTGAGTTGGTGCCTGGTAGTAAAACTGACAACAAACAAGAATGCAATGTTGTAATAACCATGTAATATTGTAATAACCACGTAATAACCATGTAATATACAATACCTGGATTTGTGGGTAACAGAATGCCGTAGATGCGTTCTCTGCAAGGTTGATACACAATTGCCTGTGGAATGAGCTCAGCATCCTCCCTGTCTTCAAGTGTATTACTGCATTCCACCACACCATCATACAGTACATTGTATACCATAAAACACTCTGCTCGCATGTGCTTTTCTTTGGCTGCCTGTAAAACAGGATTCAAATCTAACATCACCATATTATTGTTTGGGCTTTTTATGTTATTAtctctttaaaactgcaacaatgTATGTCTGCTTCTTCTGTTGAATTACCTGGAGGATGTCAGGACTCAAGTAGCTCTTCATCAGACACACAGGGCTACGAGGAGAGGTATCACTAATGTCCCATAGCGGCTGTTGACCAGGAAGAAGATAGTACATTACTCCTTTCTCCAGAACCTCTCTATCTGTTAGAGGCAGACAGCTAACACCATGGGCTCCCTCTCTGGACAGCATGTTGCTACTGATGAAATCTGCTACAGCATAAATCTTCTCCCCTTGAGGTGGAGACTGTGGATGTTTCCTCCTGTAAGCTGCCAAGGCATCGCTACGCAGCCGCTGCATCCGCTGCTCTGGCACCACGTCATTACCAAGGAGACACGCGAGCAGAGGGAGCTCACTCTTCTGCAGCTGGAGGGCGTGGCACAGTTTGTCTGTGGAAAACAGCACGGTGGTCATGGTGTCTAGCCTTAGCTGAGCCACAGACAGATAGGGGACTGAGCCATAGATGATGAAGTCTGTGTCCTGCCCCAGGATGCCCATACAGTTGTGACGGAGTGCAAAGCTGGCGATCTCATAGTCGGCCTCGCGAACAGAGCACCAGGTCTCCTGGCCCAGAGACTTGAGGGCAAAGCGAGAGAAGGTGGCCAGCCCTGAGGGGAGGCAGAACAGCTCCCGGCCAGGCTGTTGACCATGAAACTTTAAATAGCGGAACACCTTGGCAACCTCCTCGTTCACCTTCAGTCGCCGATTCACCCACTCCGCCCGTTTTTCTTCTTCCACTACCCCGTCGAAGAAAAACACAAGTCGGATACCTGCAGTCGTGAATGCACCAACAAACTCCTTCAGGCAATGCATATACTCTTTCCACTGACCACCATACACCCAGGCTTGACAGCTATACCAGTGCCTCAGACAGGCCATGCCATCCACCACCAGTGTAGGAAGAGTGGTGCTACTGCCCTGTTGGTGGCTGTTGACATGCTGCCTTGCCATCTCCCTGAAGTCCACCATCACACAGGTTTCTGGACAACATTTCTCCATAAAATACTGCAAGCCTTTTACACCCATTCCTActacaaagacaaacaaatgAGATAAATACGTTTTAAATAGTGTGCTGAGCTATTGCGAAAGGAGCAATATTTTACACAAGTTCATGCCAGTCAATGTATATCATTCAAGTGAATTAATGACTGACTAAATGGGAAATGCTCACAGAATATTCAGGGAAATAATTTTCACAACAATTTAAACCGTTTCAAAGGTGCACGCTCACTTTGCGCTCGCTTAGTTGTGCCTCCCTGTCCATGCATTTCAGTCTGCAGGACTTGCATGAAAcagtagctacctagctagctaaacaacccCTACACCTGGCAAGCAACTATGGGTATGCACTGTATCTGCATTCAATGCATTGCAGTCTGCATAACTGTGTGTACGTGATGCACCAAATAGCCTTCCTTAATGTGGTCTTACTTACTTCGGCGTTAAGATAACGTGGCAGCATGTGTGCTAGCTAATCTTCAGCAGATAGGATCACTTCCTGTTTTGAACTGGACGCGGAGTTGCGTCAGCACGTTAGAGACAAAAACACACGTGCGCGCAGGGATACTTTTTGTTTAACTTTtacactgttttttttatttattttttatattttatttatttaacctttatttaactaggctagtcagttaagaacaaattcttatttacaatgacagccaacaccggccaaacccggacaacgctgggccaattgagcgccgccctatgggactcccaatcaccgccggtcgtgatacagcctggatgtaGAATGTAACGTTCTGCAACAAGGTAACTCGAGTCTGCAACATTTGTTTCGGTTTTTGAAACATCACCACAATAGCCCCTTAGGGAGATGTATTTTAGCTATTGCAACATAAAGCTTTAACCTGTTTAATAAGAAGTAGGCCTAGGTTATGATTCAGGCCTAGCTAAATGTTGTCCCTCTTCATACCCTAATAATTGTTGAACCTTTTGAAATATAGCTGAGGAAAGCGTTTAATCAATAGTGAAGTTGGTTAACTAGGCATAATATTGAATTGATGTTAGGCCTACTGCTGTTGAGGAGAAATAGATCATCCAGGAATTATATTACTGCGCACACAAAGCTCTATCTTCTATTGTGGCAGTGTCTTGAAAAGTGTGAATGGGTAAGAGCATATGCGGGCTGTCACCACAGGTGCTTACATCTGTTCATCTCTGGGCAGATGCTCCCAGGGACATGGGGAGCCATTCTAAAGGGGCACCGCCCCGTTAAATCCACCATTCAGTGGGATGGCGTTGTGTCGTAATTCAGATTGCCTTGCTACAGAATTGGGGTGAGGGGCTCATAACAACGGTCTGATGGTATTTTATCACTGGAGCTCATCCTGAGGGTGAAATAGCGAGGGTGGTTTGTTTTATGGGGGTAGGGATGCAATTGGCTAAAAACAAAAAAGACTGCAGTATATAAAGTCACAACAATATTTCCTGCTAACGTATTAGGCCTATTTTAGCCTACCTTAgtctatgtatttattttatttcataatacaaCAATGCAAACTATTTTGCAGTGCATACTTTAATTTGTAGGCCCAGAGGCCTTAATGTATGCTATACGTCTAATCCATTGAATATGGGGTTTTCTTATGTTCATATTCTTAAATGACTAGGTTATAGACTTAGGCCTACGTCTTGATATTGCAGTGTGGATCACCTCTAACCTTTTATTGActttcttcccccccccccccccccaaggaccCACCCTTGACacacaagtaaaaaaaataccCAGAAGAGAGGCAGATGTTCACGGTAAAGCACGCGACTGCCCACCACTCTGCTAAAGAATTCAAGAGTGGCTCAGCAGTGCAAATCCGTCCTAAAGAATGCACACAAATACaggcacgcgcgcacgcacactctcacacacagacccacacaaacAAAGTTACCCCAATCTCCCCCCATGACCCCAACAACATACAGGGCACAAAAAACGACCTCTTTGAAATGTGTTTTTGTCCACTCACAGAGCAGCTGGCCAGAGTAATCGGACTTCTTGAAGACAAATGAATCCAATCTCGTTCATAGAATCACAGGTAAGAACACGGGTAGGCTATTGTCATTAAAATAGGGGTAGGGCCAAAGCGAGCAGATGATTTGCTATTGAGTTTCTGTCGTCATGGGATGATGCTCCGCTGTTGCCTATCCTTCATCTGGAAGCAATCGAGCCACGCGACAGATTCTTTATCATTGTAATCAACACAAGCCTTTGCAGCATCACACAGGATGCCGACGAGAGATCCATTGTCCTAAAATAAATCTAGGCCTGGAGGTTCAGCGCACTGAACAAGCTACGTCTTATGTCTGTACTCCAGTTATATCACTGAGGGAAACGATGGAGAAAAGAGATGCCTCAGCACATCTCACCTGTTGCCTGCATGCCTATTTGACAAAGCAAAACGTTAGACACTTCTGTTATTAACTGGTGTCTGTTGATATTGTTCAAAACAATATACATTCATGTATTATTTACAACTAATAACATATTTATGCAACACAGTTATAACAGCAGGTCATCATTTTGATCCAAAGGAGCAATTGCCATACCGCGGTACTTCAAATAAGGTACTAAATTGATGATTCGGTTGTAGAAGTGTACTGTTAACATAGCAACTCAGGCGTTGGCCTATCTGGTCGTTATGGTGTGATGTTCGCAGTGATTATGTTCCCACGAGCAATCTATCCGGAAAAAGTTCTGGCTTCCCTAACCATATGGTCAGAATCATACCGTTGAGGTCTCTTTAACATGCTTCCAGTCCAATTTGGATGAAGACTGCAATATGTAGAGAAACAGTAGAGACATGCAGTTGAAGTTGGGGGGGAAACGCCATTTGGTGAGGAGCAGATGGTTGGCTTGGGGGGCTGTCCGCGTCTAAAGGCGTGTCGTGCCCTTCAGATAGAATCCCCAAGGGCTCCCCCTTGTATTCAAAATCAATGAAAATTAAAGCGCAAAGAAAAGATGAATAGTCAGACCTCGAGTCCCTCCTTTGTTCATTGGAGCTACTGGTGGGCAGGAGTTAAAGTACAACAGCCCCCTATAGAAACACTTAAGTTAAACAGTCTCCCCATAGTCCACCTTCAGAAAGAAGGGGGAGTTCGAAGAAGGAGCTTTCTGCTTGATTTAACCAAGACAGAATCGCGTGGCATAAATTAAGTTTGAAAAGAATAAGTGTAGTGAGCATGATTCTGAAGGATTTCACCATGCCTTTCAGTTACGCTTTGCTGCAGTAATCGAAAAATGTGTGCCACGTCAATATAATAAATCCTTGATAGAAGGCCGATATGATGATAGAAGGGTTGCGGGAAGTGGTGAATGCGTAAACCTCAAGCACGCGGAATTGCGCACACAGCAAAGACCTGTAAAAACGTGGAGCCACATCCTTCGGATTACTGCATTGAATCAACTGGTTAAATACAATTCAGATCTTAGAACACATATGGCCATGTAGACACATGAATAATGGTATTAGTCATagtgtttaaatgttttttttcctacTTTTCCTTTTGGTACAAAGGTAGGCACCTATTCCAAATCTTTATTTGGATGTGTCATATCTTGAACATTATAAGGAttgtaaacaaaaaaaacatcagtCAGACATTATACACACAATGTCTTAGTAAACTCAAGAGTAGATTAAAACACACGAAACAAAAACTTTGCATAATTGCGCATGGGATCAACGCTTTCCTTGTATTTAAACGCCGctcaaaaatgtaaatgtcgtTGTTGCCACCCGCCAGAAATTGAAATGCCGTTTCAATTAGCGTCCTAATTAAGAccaccccgacacacacacacaccctctcagcagtggcggttctagaccatttcaactgggggggccaagctggggccagttgtactgttagaggggccagttacattagacgttattgttgtcatatcgttttcttcactgcattgcaggtattagcaggcaaaagaccacgttcataatcatcatcgttgccactgtctaataacggatgtaaaaaaaaagaacgatagcaaaaattagttatgtaaaaattattttatactccacatttagggtggccacaagggggtccaaaattgttgtcacaggggcactgccccccccccccccccccccccccccagaaccgctagtgcctCTCAATGTcaccagagagaggcagagtaaTCAGCTTAGAGCCACCAATACAAATGATGTCCTCTTTCACATGACACAAATGTGTTTCTAAAAGTTTCAGCAATGAAAAAGAATGCCCAGTTTCCAGATTTTACAGACTAGGCCTAGTTGAAAAATCTCTGTTGTTGAATAATATCGAAATAATCAAAAAAGTGATAACTTTTTTTCTGGAATAGCAAACTACTTGTTTTTTTAACTGGACATTGTTGTAGGGACGGCAGCGTGCGCCGAGGGGAGCTCTTTCTCCCTAGTACATTGTGGAGAGAGCAGGTGCTGCTGCCTGAATTAACATACAGCTGAGAGAAACAAAGAAGAAACTTATTCTTACCCCCGCACAATAACAAAGTGCCTTAATGACAGCCACGCGAATGACACACACCAGCTCAGTTTTTACTGCCCAGTGAATAAGAATGGAAAATGGAAAATCTATACATATATGCCTAAAGTCAACACAATATTTACagttgtaaaaataaataaaaatgaaagcaTTAACCTGTTGATGCTAAAAGTTTTCAAAACTCATAAAAGTGTTGAGGAAACCCATGGTACATGCGTAAAGTGCAAGCATCTACATTTGTGTAGTTTGGTTATATTGAATTATATCGAGATAATATCATTAGTTTTGGGCAAGATTTTTCAAGAGCTATGGGAAAACCTGTTTAGGCTATAGTTGACCGATTCTTCCTTTTGATTACATGTAAATTCATGTTGACCATTAGTTTTACATCGTGGTTAAATAAACTAATTGTAATGGTGTGAACAAACAGTTTATGTTGgcaaacaataacaaaataaaaaaatgaaataaaaagcaAAGTTTCAGAGAAAATGGGGATGAAAAGCTGAAAAAGAAGTTTGAAATAATCTTACATTGGAGGCCTGAGCTATTTGGAGCGGGTACATGGAGCCTACATGGGTCTTACGATGTGGAGATGTTCTGTGATGTAATTTGAGGTTTATGTCAGAGAGGGATGTAAAGGATTCTTGAAGGTTAAAAATTTGTTGGAATGTAAATGAGAATGTTTTGTTTTGTACCATGGGGAAGGAGGGTTGCACATTTTACAGCTCAGTGACCATTTGGCGATCTTTTGAGAGGGAGGTTTTGAAAAGTGTCCCTTTGTGACAGCCCGAGCCAGATTGGGGAGTAGCTCATTTGCATCTCATTACTCTAGCAGCGCAGTCTGTATATAACCAGCCGCAGGCTGACTGGGATATCAGACACACGCATAGCTACATAGGGAGAATAACTGAGAAAGCCTTGGGGAAGTGTTTTGGA is a genomic window of Salmo trutta chromosome 10, fSalTru1.1, whole genome shotgun sequence containing:
- the fam120b gene encoding constitutive coactivator of peroxisome proliferator-activated receptor gamma isoform X4; translated protein: MGVKGLQYFMEKCCPETCVMVDFREMARQHVNSHQQGSSTTLPTLVVDGMACLRHWYSCQAWVYGGQWKEYMHCLKEFVGAFTTAGIRLVFFFDGVVEEEKRAEWVNRRLKVNEEVAKVFRYLKFHGQQPGRELFCLPSGLATFSRFALKSLGQETWCSVREADYEIASFALRHNCMGILGQDTDFIIYGSVPYLSVAQLRLDTMTTVLFSTDKLCHALQLQKSELPLLACLLGNDVVPEQRMQRLRSDALAAYRRKHPQSPPQGEKIYAVADFISSNMLSREGAHGVSCLPLTDREVLEKGVMYYLLPGQQPLWDISDTSPRSPVCLMKSYLSPDILQAAKEKHMRAECFMVYNVLYDGVVECSNTLEDREDAELIPQAIVYQPCRERIYGILLPTNPDSGGRAPTVREWFVFPGNPLKDPKVVSPLPLNHSDLKRLWFGKDSETKGLRISTFLTVFELDEFSVEHDRLDGSLMAVLCLVTYIAMQVGHLSLEDIDAYLSQAICVRYKSYTELLHTRVSHVEPRAVQLGSLFVRGLTHLVAANSACGCPFPMEQLMPWNTFDGLLFHSKYLLAHSGRPQEELLEGNASWVSLFRFLRELVLGICSRRGQTIQSRPRITHPGKHVDHSEQWRERGAPSGQHGPSPQRYRPQTRSPSGQHGPSPQRYRPQTRSPSGQHFPSPQHYTPQTRSPSGQHFPSPQHYTPQTRSPSGQHFPSPQHYRPQSRGPRAQAHVFTEHNRPRSTHPNRRRYHLAPRWQNPHPDFP
- the fam120b gene encoding constitutive coactivator of peroxisome proliferator-activated receptor gamma isoform X3, with product MGVKGLQYFMEKCCPETCVMVDFREMARQHVNSHQQGSSTTLPTLVVDGMACLRHWYSCQAWVYGGQWKEYMHCLKEFVGAFTTAGIRLVFFFDGVVEEEKRAEWVNRRLKVNEEVAKVFRYLKFHGQQPGRELFCLPSGLATFSRFALKSLGQETWCSVREADYEIASFALRHNCMGILGQDTDFIIYGSVPYLSVAQLRLDTMTTVLFSTDKLCHALQLQKSELPLLACLLGNDVVPEQRMQRLRSDALAAYRRKHPQSPPQGEKIYAVADFISSNMLSREGAHGVSCLPLTDREVLEKGVMYYLLPGQQPLWDISDTSPRSPVCLMKSYLSPDILQAAKEKHMRAECFMVYNVLYDGVVECSNTLEDREDAELIPQAIVYQPCRERIYGILLPTNPDSGGRAPTVREWFVFPGNPLKDPKVVSPLPLNHSDLKRLWFGKDSETKGLRISTFLTVFELDEFSVEHDRLDGSLMAVLCLVTYIAMQVGHLSLEDIDAYLSQAICVRYKSYTELLHTRVSHVEPRAVQLGSLFVRGLTHLVAANSACGCPFPMEQLMPWNTFDGLLFHSKYLLAHSGRPQEELLEGNASWVSLFRFLRELVLGICSRRGQTIQSRPRITHPGKHVDHSEQWRERGAPSGQHGPSPQRYRPQTRSPSGQHGPSPQRYRPQTRSPSGQHGPSPQRYRPQTRSPSGQHFPSPQHYTPQTRSPSGQHFPSPQHYRPQSRGPRAQAHVFTEHNRPRSTHPNRRRYHLAPRWQNPHPDFP
- the fam120b gene encoding constitutive coactivator of peroxisome proliferator-activated receptor gamma isoform X2, translated to MGVKGLQYFMEKCCPETCVMVDFREMARQHVNSHQQGSSTTLPTLVVDGMACLRHWYSCQAWVYGGQWKEYMHCLKEFVGAFTTAGIRLVFFFDGVVEEEKRAEWVNRRLKVNEEVAKVFRYLKFHGQQPGRELFCLPSGLATFSRFALKSLGQETWCSVREADYEIASFALRHNCMGILGQDTDFIIYGSVPYLSVAQLRLDTMTTVLFSTDKLCHALQLQKSELPLLACLLGNDVVPEQRMQRLRSDALAAYRRKHPQSPPQGEKIYAVADFISSNMLSREGAHGVSCLPLTDREVLEKGVMYYLLPGQQPLWDISDTSPRSPVCLMKSYLSPDILQAAKEKHMRAECFMVYNVLYDGVVECSNTLEDREDAELIPQAIVYQPCRERIYGILLPTNPDSGGRAPTVREWFVFPGNPLKDPKVVSPLPLNHSDLKRLWFGKDSETKGLRISTFLTVFELDEFSVEHDRLDGSLMAVLCLVTYIAMQVGHLSLEDIDAYLSQAICVRYKSYTELLHTRVSHVEPRAVQLGSLFVRGLTHLVAANSACGCPFPMEQLMPWNTFDGLLFHSKYLLAHSGRPQEELLEGNASWVSLFRFLRELVLGICSRRGQTIQSRPRITHPGKHVDHSEQWRERGAPSGQHGPSPQRYRPQTRSPSGQHGPSPQRYRPQTRSPSGQHGPSPQRYRPQTRSPSGQHFPSPQHYTPQTRSPSGQHFPSPQHYTPQTRSPSGQHFPSPQHYRPQSRGPRAQAHEHNRPRSTHPNRRRYHLAPRWQNPHPDFP
- the fam120b gene encoding constitutive coactivator of peroxisome proliferator-activated receptor gamma isoform X1, which codes for MGVKGLQYFMEKCCPETCVMVDFREMARQHVNSHQQGSSTTLPTLVVDGMACLRHWYSCQAWVYGGQWKEYMHCLKEFVGAFTTAGIRLVFFFDGVVEEEKRAEWVNRRLKVNEEVAKVFRYLKFHGQQPGRELFCLPSGLATFSRFALKSLGQETWCSVREADYEIASFALRHNCMGILGQDTDFIIYGSVPYLSVAQLRLDTMTTVLFSTDKLCHALQLQKSELPLLACLLGNDVVPEQRMQRLRSDALAAYRRKHPQSPPQGEKIYAVADFISSNMLSREGAHGVSCLPLTDREVLEKGVMYYLLPGQQPLWDISDTSPRSPVCLMKSYLSPDILQAAKEKHMRAECFMVYNVLYDGVVECSNTLEDREDAELIPQAIVYQPCRERIYGILLPTNPDSGGRAPTVREWFVFPGNPLKDPKVVSPLPLNHSDLKRLWFGKDSETKGLRISTFLTVFELDEFSVEHDRLDGSLMAVLCLVTYIAMQVGHLSLEDIDAYLSQAICVRYKSYTELLHTRVSHVEPRAVQLGSLFVRGLTHLVAANSACGCPFPMEQLMPWNTFDGLLFHSKYLLAHSGRPQEELLEGNASWVSLFRFLRELVLGICSRRGQTIQSRPRITHPGKHVDHSEQWRERGAPSGQHGPSPQRYRPQTRSPSGQHGPSPQRYRPQTRSPSGQHGPSPQRYRPQTRSPSGQHFPSPQHYTPQTRSPSGQHFPSPQHYTPQTRSPSGQHFPSPQHYRPQSRGPRAQAHVFTEHNRPRSTHPNRRRYHLAPRWQNPHPDFP
- the fam120b gene encoding constitutive coactivator of peroxisome proliferator-activated receptor gamma isoform X5 — translated: MGVKGLQYFMEKCCPETCVMVDFREMARQHVNSHQQGSSTTLPTLVVDGMACLRHWYSCQAWVYGGQWKEYMHCLKEFVGAFTTAGIRLVFFFDGVVEEEKRAEWVNRRLKVNEEVAKVFRYLKFHGQQPGRELFCLPSGLATFSRFALKSLGQETWCSVREADYEIASFALRHNCMGILGQDTDFIIYGSVPYLSVAQLRLDTMTTVLFSTDKLCHALQLQKSELPLLACLLGNDVVPEQRMQRLRSDALAAYRRKHPQSPPQGEKIYAVADFISSNMLSREGAHGVSCLPLTDREVLEKGVMYYLLPGQQPLWDISDTSPRSPVCLMKSYLSPDILQAAKEKHMRAECFMVYNVLYDGVVECSNTLEDREDAELIPQAIVYQPCRERIYGILLPTNPDSGGRAPTVREWFVFPGNPLKDPKVVSPLPLNHSDLKRLWFGKDSETKGLRISTFLTVFELDEFSVEHDRLDGSLMAVLCLVTYIAMQVSHVEPRAVQLGSLFVRGLTHLVAANSACGCPFPMEQLMPWNTFDGLLFHSKYLLAHSGRPQEELLEGNASWVSLFRFLRELVLGICSRRGQTIQSRPRITHPGKHVDHSEQWRERGAPSGQHGPSPQRYRPQTRSPSGQHGPSPQRYRPQTRSPSGQHGPSPQRYRPQTRSPSGQHFPSPQHYTPQTRSPSGQHFPSPQHYTPQTRSPSGQHFPSPQHYRPQSRGPRAQAHVFTEHNRPRSTHPNRRRYHLAPRWQNPHPDFP